One Alnus glutinosa chromosome 3, dhAlnGlut1.1, whole genome shotgun sequence genomic region harbors:
- the LOC133863951 gene encoding putative pentatricopeptide repeat-containing protein At3g15930 — MPPSVLHKAYLLYSPLTLSTSHFSTLKKMMTMASVSPTHFTPHTQTHSLENPPLSLFENCKSMDHLKQVHSQTIKTGMTSNPVVQNKIVAFCCKHESGDMNYAHHMFDTIPEPSMFVWNTMIKGYSRIKVPENGVSMYLEMLRRNVKPDHYTFPFLLKGFTRDIALECGKELHGHVVKYGFHSNVFVKNSLVNMYSLCGLIDMARSVFDMSQTRDVVSWNVMISGYNRIKQFDESRKLFDEMEKNEVLPTSVTLVLVLSACSKLKDLDIGKRVHEYIKEGKVEPGLILENALIDMYAACGGMDLALGIFRNMKTRDVISWTAIVAGFANAGEVDLARKYFDQMSERDYVSWTAMIDGYLRVNRFKEALALFREMQTSNIRPDEFTMVSILTACAQLGALELGEWIKTYIDKNKIKNDVYVENALIDMYFKCGNVEKAQMIFKKMPRIDKFTWTAMIVGLGINGHGEEALDMFFEMLKASIVPDEITYIGVLCACTHAGMVDVGRKLFASMTIQHGIEPNVAHYGCMVDLLGRAGHLKEAHEIIKNMPMKPNSTVWGALLGACRVHKDGEMAEMAAKKILELEPENGAVYVLLCNIYAACNRWENLREVRQMMIDRRIKKTPGCSLIEMNGIVHEFVAGDPSHPKSEEIYSKLDEMKTDLKFAGYSPDTSEISLDVEEEEKESALYRHSEKLAIAFGLISSGPGVTIRVVKNLRMCVDCHHMAKLVSKMYSREIIVRDKTRFHHFRDGLCSCKGYW, encoded by the coding sequence ATGCCACCTTCTGTCCTCCACAAAGCTTACTTGCTCTACTCTCCTTTGACCTTATCAACTTCACATTTCTCAACCCTCAAGAAAATGATGACTATGGCGTCCGTATCTCCGACCCACTTCACTCCACACACTCAGACCCACTCCTTAGAAAACCCaccactctctctctttgaGAACTGCAAGTCCATGGACCATCTCAAGCAAGTACATTCCCAAACAATCAAAACGGGTATGACCTCAAACCCAGTCGTACAAAATAAAATCGTAGCGTTTTGTTGTAAGCATGAATCGGGTGATATGAACTATGCCCATCACATGTTTGACACAATTCCTGAACCAAGTATGTTCGTTTGGAACACCATGATCAAAGGCTACTCTAGGATTAAGGTGCCTGAGAATGGAGTTTCAATGTATTTAGAAATGTTGAGAAGGAATGTCAAGCCTGACCACTACACGTTTCCATTCTTGTTAAAGGGATTTACTCGTGATATTGCATTGGAATGTGGCAAAGAGTTGCATGGTCATGTAGTGAAATATGGGTTCCATTCTAATGTGTTCGTTAAAAATTCTTTGGTAAATATGTACTCCCTGTGTGGCCTGATTGATATGGCTCGCAGTGTTTTTGATATGAGTCAGACAAGGGATGTTGTCAGTTGGAATGTAATGATATCTGGGTACAACAGAATTAAGCAATTTGATGAATCAAGGAAGCTTTTTGATGAGATGGAGAAAAATGAGGTGTTGCCCACTTCAGTTACCCTTGTTTTGGTGTTATCAGCTTGCTCCAAATTGAAGGACTTAGATATTGGCAAGCGGGTTCATGAGTATATCAAAGAAGGCAAAGTTGAGCCCGGTTTGATATTGGAAAATGCTTTGATTGATATGTATGCAGCTTGTGGAGGAATGGATCTTGCACTTGGGATTTTTCGGAACATGAAGACCAGGGATGTGATTTCTTGGACTGCCATTGTTGCAGGTTTTGCCAATGCTGGAGAAGTTGATTTAGCTCGAAAGTATTTCGATCAGATGTCTGAAAGAGACTATGTTTCATGGACTGCCATGATTGATGGGTATCTTCGGGTGAACCGCTTCAAAGAGGCTTTGGCACTTTTCCGTGAGATGCAAACTTCAAATATAAGACCAGATGAGTTCACCATGGTGAGCATTCTAACTGCTTGTGCTCAGCTAGGGGCACTTGAATTAGGAGAATGGATAAAGACGTATATTGACAAAAACAAGATCAAGAATGATGTGTATGTGGAAAATGCTTTAATAGACATGTACTTCAAATGCGGAAATGTCGAAAAAGCACAAatgatttttaagaaaatgcCTCGGATTGATAAATTTACATGGACAGCAATGATTGTTGGTCTTGGCATTAATGGACATGGTGAAGAAGCTCTTGATATGTTCTTTGAAATGCTTAAAGCTTCAATAGTGCCAGATGAGATAACTTACATTGGTGTTCTATGTGCCTGTACTCACGCTGGCATGGTAGATGTAGGAAGAAAGCTTTTTGCTAGCATGACCATCCAGCATGGGATTGAGCCCAATGTGGCACATTATGGGTGCATGGTTGATCTTCTTGGCCGAGCTGGACATCTAAAAGAAGCTCATGAAATTATAAAGAATATGCCAATGAAACCAAATTCAACTGTCTGGGGGGCGCTTCTTGGTGCTTGTAGAGTACATAAAGATGGAGAAATGGCTGAAATGGCAGCTAAAAAGATTCTTGAGTTAGAGCCTGAAAATGGAGCTGTTTATGTTCTACTATGTAATATATATGCAGCTTGCAATAGATGGGAAAATTTGCGCGAAGTAAGACAAATGATGATCGATAGGAGAATCAAGAAAACCCCAGGTTGTAGTTTGATAGAGATGAATGGTATTGTTCATGAATTTGTAGCTGGGGACCCGTCACATCCTAAATCTGAAGAAATCTATTCAAAGTTAGATGAGATGAAAACAGACTTGAAATTTGCAGGGTATTCACCTGATACATCAGAGATTTCCCTTGAtgtagaggaagaagaaaaagagagtgcACTATACCGGCATAGTGAAAAGTTGGCTATTGCCTTTGGGCTTATTAGTTCAGGACCTGGGGTGACAATTAGAGTTGTGAAGAACCTTAGAATGTGTGTAGACTGTCATCATATGGCAAAGTTGGTTTCAAAGATGTACAGTAGAGAAATAATTGTTAGGGATAAAACTCGATTCCATCATTTCAGGGATGGTTTATGTTCATGTAAAGGTTATTGGTGA
- the LOC133863298 gene encoding coniferyl alcohol acyltransferase-like, producing the protein MATSSPLPVKMDGKTITCRARDILIHKSPKMPMSSKLKVQNGPFKQNKRTVGRLRPPLIVGVTNFGFYFYRTPLLNNFTAIVDILKSSLAETLNHYYPFAGRIVQNPYTGEPEIFCDNIGALVVEAQANIPLKELKFYNLNQSLQGKLVSISTNFPVQIQVTKYTCGGISITFTFDHALGNASFISSSMICLHGFHVCVSSLQVL; encoded by the coding sequence ATGGCCACTTCGTCACCTCTTCCCgtcaaaatggatggaaaaaccATCACGTGCCGTGCACGTGATATTTTAATACACAAATCACCGAAAATGCCCATGTCTTCAAAATTGAAAGTACAAAATGGTCCTTTTAAACAAAACAAGCGTACTGTGGGTAGGCTACGGCCACCACTGATCGTTGGAGTCACAAACTTCGGCTTCTACTTCTACCGTACTCCCCTTCTCAACAACTTTACAGCGATTGTTGACATTCTTAAGAGCTCCCTTGCTGAAACTCTCAATCACTATTATCCCTTTGCAGGAAGAATCGTTCAAAACCCATATACTGGTGAGCCTGAGATTTTTTGTGACAACATTGGTGCTCTGGTTGTAGAAGCCCAAGCAAATATCCCTTTgaaagaattaaaattttacaacCTTAATCAATCTTTGCAAGGGAAGCTAGTTTCTATCAGCACCAACTTTCCCGTGCAAATCCAAGTAACAAAATACACTTGTGGAGGCATTTCAATAACCTTCACCTTCGACCATGCACTAGGCAATGCGAGCTTCATCAGTTCTTCGATGATTTGTTTGCATGGTTTTCATGTCTGCGTGAGTAGTCTTCAAGTCCTTTGA